From the Candidatus Saccharimonadaceae bacterium ML1 genome, one window contains:
- a CDS encoding DUF4342 domain-containing protein, producing the protein MAKQQNIVKRIVQKIAHDNEVGARKGVLEDLFNDFNTNRAQVYKFNFIRGIFFGLGSVLGGTVLIAGAIWLLNLTGQFIPGIAGFVDEIVRIVQARH; encoded by the coding sequence ATGGCAAAACAGCAGAATATCGTGAAACGGATCGTGCAGAAAATCGCGCATGATAACGAAGTCGGTGCGCGCAAGGGTGTGCTTGAGGATTTGTTTAACGACTTTAATACGAACCGGGCGCAGGTTTATAAATTTAATTTTATACGCGGCATATTTTTCGGGCTTGGATCGGTGCTGGGTGGTACAGTGCTGATTGCGGGCGCTATTTGGCTGCTGAATCTGACAGGGCAATTCATTCCGGGTATCGCAGGGTTTGTCGATGAAATCGTACGAATCGTGCAGGCGCGCCACTAA